GCGAAACATTTGCAAATACTGCTTCCAACTATTGGTTGATAAATTGCTTTTTGATTGGCTGAAAAAAATAACAACCAATGGTGACATGGTATCTGAAGATGACCAATTATGAAGTCGTATGTGCCGGTGCTGAGACCATTTGTTTCTTGTATCAAATAGGAAGTCAGACTGCAAAAGCTACTCGTTTGCATACGCTCCCTATATATACAAGGGTAGCTGTGCCATCCGCATGCTATTGTTCTTGAGCTATTCAGCAAACGATAAATTGCTACTATGCCAGAGCCGGCAaaatctgctcctgctcccaaaaAGGGCTCGAAGAAAGCTGTGACCAAGACTCAGAAGAAAGGAGATAAGAAAAGGAGAAAGACCAGGAAGGAGAGTTACTCTATCTACGTGTATAAGGTATTGAAGCAAGTTCATCCTGACACCGGTATCTCCTCTAAGGCGATGGGGATCATGAACTCCTTTGTAAACGACATATTCGAACGTATTGCGGGGGAAGCGTCTCGCCTGGCGCATTACAACAAGCGCTCGACCATCACTTCCCGGGAGATCCAGACCGCTGTGCGCCTGCTTCTGCCGGGGGAGCTGGCCAAACACGCCGTGTCTGAGGGCACTAAGGCCGTCACAAAGTACACTAGTTCTAAGTAAACTTTCAAATTTTTTTTCGGCTATAACCCAAAGGCTCTTTTAAGAGCCACCCACTCTCTCCACGGAGGAGCTGTATTACTATTTTATTTACTCCTACGCAGAACAACTAATGTATAGAAAAAGTAGGTTTTCATTTTCAGACAAACACTAACTAGACCTTTTACTACAATCTAAAGCTTTATTTGCTCTATTTCAGCTACTAGTTTTCTTGGTGGTTAAATAGGATGGTTAAATGTGTACAGCTTTAAAGTCAAGGCCTACAACTTCCCTTCCAAAAGCTACCCTACTCCTCACCAAGGAGCACGAAGGCAACCTTCTAGCACTACAGGTTTGTGTTTGATCTTAATCTCCAGGGTATATCGTAGTGAAAATACTGTAGAGCAGGCAAGTGTGGATAAGAATAAAGTCTTTGAAGTCTAAATTAACTTAATTTATTCCTTCATTTTCCTCCAGTTCCTGATTTGAGGAATTCTCCAGAGCCTTTTACTGAATATTTACAGCGGGAAATgagcaggtttttaaaaacagttcagGAGAATTTAATCCCTATAACTTTGCTTAGAACTCCTAGTATAGACTTACTGTGTATACCTAACAAAAGATTCTCTTTCTATTGTTCTCAACTTCATAACTTTCTGAAAGTTATAGCTAATACAGACTGTTTTAGGCATCTTTGAGCATTaggaaaatgggggggggggggagagaagagactgTTCTCACGACTACTGAAAAGCATATCCTTGCAAGGTACGCTGAACAGTTGTAAAACCCGACTGAGGAGACGTGTCTAGAGTATCACAGTGAAAACTGGTTGGTGAAGAGCACAGCTGTGCAGTAAATGTGTAGTGATCCTGAAGCGTTCCTGAAAGGACACCTGCATTGCACATATGAATATAGGGATTTCATCGCTTGTGTGGTGGATATGACCTCCAAATGAGTCAGTCGTGCAGTGATTCCTaatttgtgggtttttaaaaCCTTGGCACTCTAAGGTTCTTCGCCCTACATGTCCTCTTTATAAATGCTTTAAATTAGTAAATGGCAGCATGGTTCACTAGGTCACTATCGGTTAGCGAACCGAAAAAAGGTTTTGATCTTCTAATATTAACTAGGCAGCCATAGGCATATCTAACacgggggaggaggaagattgGTAGCGAGAgggaataaaacataaaataatggcTAAACGCGCTGTGTATTAAACAGTGAAAACAAAACTACGAAAGACTCTCATACACCCTCTTCATCAAGATATACGTGTTCAGATTTTAAACGTGTATGTCAGCGCTAGGTGCCCTGCTTTAAACCCAGGGCGGGAGATGGACCAATCATTGCACAGCGCGGGCTTTTCAAACTCTCCACCAATTTAGtcctgcttcccacagccagtcaggTGATTGTTTCTAAGTCAAACATTTACCCTTTGTCCCCTCACTAGATCTCCTACCCTCCCCCTCTGTAGGCAGAACAAAGAATGACCTGAGCACCACTTAAAAATGTACGGGGGAGTATTCCGAACAGGAGTAAGCGCTTAGAAACAGTATCCATAAATATTTCCTCTTAGCTTCCCTCAGAACGACAAAAGTAACTTTTTAAGTTACTTTGTATTATTTCCAGTATTTTGTATTATTTAGTCACAAAGGGGGGAAAATTTGTTACTCCTGTGACGGTGAATGCACGAATGTTTCAGCTCCTTTTAGAAAAGGTGGGTGGCTCTTAAAAGAGCCGTTGGGTTTGTTTGCACGAGTTAGActctattttctttttcaaatcccTTTACTTCTTCTTGGGCGCTGCCTTCTTACCCTTTCCTGCTTTAGGTTTGGTTGGCTTCGGCTTGGCAGCCTTAGGCTTCACCGCCTTGGCCTTAGCCGGGCTCTTAGCTGCCTTTTTGGGCTTGGTAGTTTTGGCCTTTTTGGGGCTCTTGGCCGCTTTCTTGGCTGCGGAAGCCGCTGGTTTTTTGGCTTTTTTCGGGCTCTTTTTCACAGCCGCAGCCTTTTTGGGTTTCTTGGCAGCGCTGGCGGGTTTCTTGGCAACTGGTTTCTTAGGCTTTGCCGCTGGCTTCTTCTTCGGTGCCTTCTCCTTAGTCTCACCCGGCTTCCTGTTAAGTTTGAAGGAACCCGAGGCACCGGTACCTTTTGTCTGCACCAAAATCGTTTTGCTCACCAGACTCTTAAGTCCTAACTTGATGCGGCTGTTGTTCTTCTCCACATCGTACCCTCCGGCAGCCAAAACCTTCTTAAGAGCGGCCAAAGAGAGCCCTTTGCGCTCCTTGGAAGCGGACACCGCCTTGGTGATCAGCTCGGTCACGCTGGGACCCGAAGGCTTGCGGGCTTTAGAGCCTCCTGCCGCCTTCTTCGGCTTTTTAGCAGAGGTTTTTGCCCCAGGAGCGGACACAGCAGGAGTGGCAACAGGCGCCGTTTCCGACATTCTAGCAGACGTTTTCTACGAATCAGAAGAAAACAATTGGGCTAGAGTAAGTCAGATGC
The Eretmochelys imbricata isolate rEreImb1 chromosome 1, rEreImb1.hap1, whole genome shotgun sequence DNA segment above includes these coding regions:
- the LOC144259433 gene encoding histone H2B 8, producing the protein MPEPAKSAPAPKKGSKKAVTKTQKKGDKKRRKTRKESYSIYVYKVLKQVHPDTGISSKAMGIMNSFVNDIFERIAGEASRLAHYNKRSTITSREIQTAVRLLLPGELAKHAVSEGTKAVTKYTSSK
- the LOC144259434 gene encoding histone H1-like — protein: MSETAPVATPAVSAPGAKTSAKKPKKAAGGSKARKPSGPSVTELITKAVSASKERKGLSLAALKKVLAAGGYDVEKNNSRIKLGLKSLVSKTILVQTKGTGASGSFKLNRKPGETKEKAPKKKPAAKPKKPVAKKPASAAKKPKKAAAVKKSPKKAKKPAASAAKKAAKSPKKAKTTKPKKAAKSPAKAKAVKPKAAKPKPTKPKAGKGKKAAPKKK